The nucleotide window ATTAATAACATTGATTCATTATTTGAAGCTAATAATCGCTTTGGCAGGAAGCTTCAAAACTACGCTTCAAAATATCCTTATACTATTTATGCCCCTTTTCACTCCCTGATCAAAAATGATGTCGATATCAATACATCGAGCGATAACTTGTTAAGGGTATATTCCTGGGATACAGAAACAGGAGGTACAATGCATTTTTTCCAAAATGTGTTTCAATATAAAGAAAGGGCAAAAGTATATGCTTCATTCACTCCCTATAAAGTAGAAGGTGATGATCAACCTAACTATAGAAAAATATACACTTTAACTTCAAATGGAACATCCTATTATTTAGTTACATTCTTGACAATTGGTTCTTCGAAAGATATTGTAAAAGGATTAGAGATATTTCAGATTAAAAAAGACACACTTGTCGGCACTAAGCTTATCAAAACTAAAAATGGCCTAACTAACGAATTATTTTACTACTATGATCTTTCCAAAACCGACGATGATATTGATGCGGACATTAAATATGATAGCGTAAAAAGTATTATCTATATGCCATTGGTTACACAACATAATAGAGCAACAAAAAAATATATCACCTATAAATTCACCGGCAAATATTTTGAGAAGGTTAAAAGCTGATTATCCTTACCTTTACCCCGCTTATGAATTTACATCCCTGGATACAGCTTTTAACCAACCAGTTCCAGCAAACTACTTTTTGGGAATGGGCCGCGGTGATTTTAAGCGTTGCTGAAGTTTTGCTGGCTAAGGCCAACAATTTATGGTTATATCCTACAGGTATTGCCGGTACGCTCATCAGTATTTACGTATTGCTAATAGCCGGCTTATATGCCGAATCGGCGCTGAATGTTTATTACGTGGTAATGAGTGTTTACGGCTGGGTGTATTGGATAAAAAAACGCGATGAACCACCGGTGAAAATTAGCTGGGCCACCCGCAGCGAGTGGGTGATTACCCTGCTGATAGTTTTTGTGGGCTGGGCAGTGTTGTATTTTATACTGAAAAATTACACCAAATCAAACGTGCCACTGTGGGATTCGTGGGTGTCTTCCACCGCCTGGGCAGGTATGTGGCTGCTGGCACGGCGCAAGCTGGAAAACTGGATACTGCTGAATGTATCTAACCTGTTTGCTATCCCTTTATTATTCTATAAAAAGCTGGCTTTGTTTGGTTTGCTTACTGTTTTCCTTTTTATAGTAGCATTTGCAGGTTTTTACCAATGGCTGGAAATTTGGAAGAAGGATAGAAGCAAAGTCTCCCCTTCCGGGGGAGATTTAGAGGGGGCTTCTTTATGAGTTTTCAAGCCCCGCATCCTTCATCATTTATCAGTCCCGAAGTACTCGCCGTCATTCGCGATAACGCACCCGAGGCTGAAGGATTAGGTCAATTGCACCCCGCGCAATTAGCGCTGGTTTATCAGCAACAGTGGTTTAAACTATTGGTACCAAAAGCTTATGGAGGGCTGGAAACTTCACTGCCTGACCTGGTTCGTTTACAAGAAGCTATTAGCTGGGCCGATGGCAGCTTTGGCTGGGTAATTACCTTATGCTGTGGGGCAGGGTGGTTCGGGGGCTTTATGGAGCCAGTGGTAGCGCAACAGATATACAGTACACCCGGATTATGCCTGGCAGGCAGCGGTGCGGTAAGCGGCACGGCTGAGCTAATTGATGGTTACTACAAGCTAAACGGTACCTGGAAATATGCCAGCGGGGCTTATCATGCCACGCATTTTACAGCTAATTGCCTGATTAAAGAGAACGGTGAAACCGTATCTGGACCTGATGGTGAACCATTGGTATTGCCATTTATTATCGACAGGAAAGATGTGAGTTTGCTGCCTACCTGGAAATACATAGGCATGATAGCTACTGGCAGCCACTCGTTTGAAATGCAGGATGTGGTTATACGCGCCAATCGCAGTTTTCATATCGATGCCGGTTATGCCAAAGTCGACACTAAACTATATCAATACCCCTTCCTGCAACTGGCTGAGGCAACTTTGGCCGTAAATCTTTCCGGAATGGCCTTGCACTTTGTCGATCTTTGCAAGGATGTGTTTGAAGAGCGCATTAAGCTGCCTAAACTCACCGATGGGCAAAGAACGCTATTAAGAGAGTTGCTGCAATCAACTACCGATGAGTTACAATTTACCCGTGATGGACTATTTAAAGCCGTGGATGTATCGTGGGAAAAACCACTGAACAATTGTGCGAATGAATTAAGGGCAGTTACCAAAACCAGCCGCCAGTTAGCCATTACCTCACGTAGTGCGGTGGATAAGCTTTATCCATACTGCGGATTAATAGCTGCCGCCCCCGATACAGAGATTAACCGCGTATGGCGGGACATCCATACTGCTGGGCAGCATGCCCTGCTCACTTTTGTTGAGTAATCCTCCTTTGTTGGTAGACATTTCGATTTGTTTCGATTATTATTAAAATAAATTTCAAAGTGTTTTATAAAACATTATTTTTGAAAGCTGGGTAATAAGATATACTTACTTTATTTGTATAAACAGACTTCATCTTTATCCTATATTAACAAAAAAATCACATTGCAAATTAAAGTTCATTATTGATATTTGCCATTACACGAAACCCACATACCCCATTATGAGGCTCAGACACCTGCTATTAATTTCCTGTATATTTATTGCCGCAAACATTTCGGCACAAAACAAAAAGAAAGCAACTGCAACCCCGGTTACTGAAACCGTACCCCGCCCCAAACTGGTGGTAGGGATTGTAATAGACCAGATGCGCTGGGATTACCTTTACCGTTATTACGAACGTTATGGGCAAGGCGGCTTTAAACGCTTGTTAAACGAAGGTTTTCGTTGCGAGAATACTACCATCAATTACCTGCCCTCGGCTACTGCGGTAGGGCACTCATCTATTTTTACCGGCTCAGTCCCGGCTATACATGGCATTGCCGGTAACGACTGGGTTGACCAGCTAACGGGCAAAGCCGCTTACTGCGTGAGCGATAGCACTGTGAATAGCGTGGGCACAGCATCCGAAGAGGGTAAAATGTCGCCGCGTAACCTGTTAGCATCTACCATAACAGATGAATTGATGCTGGCCACCAACTTCCGGTCGAAGGTGGTGGGTGTTTCTTTAAAGGACAGGGCAAGCATCCTTCCGGCAGGCCATTCACCTACAGGTGCTTTTTGGTTTGACGATGCAACCGGTCGCTTTATTACCAGTACTTATTACATGCAGCAACTTCCTGCCTGGGTGAACAATTTTAATAACGCTAACGAACCAGAAAAACTGACCGCTAACGATTGGAACCCGCTTTATCCAATACCAACCTATATCCAAAGCAGTGCTGATAATTCAATTTGGGAAGGCAAATTTGCAGGCGAAACCAACACGGCATTTCCGCATAAAATAGCCGAACTTTATAAGAACCGCCACGTTACCATCCGCAGCACCCCGTTCGGCAACACGCTTACGCTTGATTTTGCAAAAGCTGCTATTGATGCTTATAAATTGGGCAATAACGGGACTACCGATTTCCTGACCATTAACTGCGCATCTACCGATTACGTGGGTCACATGTTTGGCTTAAACGCTATTGAAACCGAGGATACCTATTTACGCTTAGATAAGGACCTGGCCGCATTCTTCAGCAACCTTGATGCTAAAGTTGGCAAAGGCAATTACCTGGTTTTTCTTACCGCCGACCACGGGGCCACCCATTCGGTTGAATTTGCAAAAGCGCATAACCAGCCTGGCGGGTATTGGAAACAAGTCGACTATAAAAACAAGTTAAACCAAATGCTGGAGAAAAAATTTAAGGCAGATAACCTGGTGCTGTCGGTAATAGAATATGCGGTGAATTTTAATGTGCCGAAAATTGAAGGTCAGAAACTTGACTATCAGGCTATAAAAGCAGTCACGGTGGATTTTATGAAACGGGATCCTAACAACTTGTTTGCGGCCGATATGGATAAAATAAACGATGCAGCCATACCCGAAATTGTGCGCACAAAAATGATAAACGGATATCATTACAAACGTAGCGGTGCGGTTATCGTTATCCCTAACGCGGGTTATTTGCAGGCTGGCCCTACAGGCACAGGCCATGGCGAATGGAACCCCGATGATACACACATTCCGCTAATATTTATGGGCTGGAATATTAAGCCGGGCGCCAGTTATAGTGATCTGCATACAACGGATATAGCACCAACTGTGGCCGCGCTATTGCACATTCAAACACCTAACGGCGCTATCGGACAACCGATTACCGACCTGTTAAAAAACTAAAAGAGCTAATAAAGTTGAATAAACCGCATACATTTTATAAATGTTATGCGGTTTTTTTATTTGCTTTGCCTAATTCTCTTACCTATAAACCAGTTAATAAAAAATGGAAGATTTCTCATTAAAGGATAAAGTAATTATAGTTACCGGCGGCACCGGCATTTTAGGCGGGGCTTTTATAAAAGGCATTGTTTCAGCAGGCGGTGCGGTAGGCATTTTGGGGCGGAACCAACAAATTGCGCAGGAACGCGCTGACGAAATTGTAGCCGCAGGCGGCAAAGCCATTGCCCTGGTAGCCGATGTAATGAAAGAGGAAGAACTGATAGCTGCCCGCGATAAGGTTTTAGCTGCATTTGGCAGGATAGACGGACTGGTAAATGGCGCCGGCGGCAATATGCCCGGTGGTGTTGTTCAGCCTGATGCCGATGTATTTAAATTAAACATGGATGGCCTGCGCCAGGTAATGGAACTGAACCTTTGGGGCACTTTGATACCAACCCAGGTTTTTGGCGAGGCCATGGTGAAAACCGGTAAAGGCAGTATTGTAAATATATCAAGCATGGCATCGCAAAGGGTTATCACCAAGGTGCTGGGATACACCCTGGCCAAAACGGCTATCGACTCATACACCCGGTGGTTTGCGGTAGAAATGGCTAACCGGCATGGCGATAAATTGCGCATGAACGCTATTGCGCCCGGCTTTTTCCTGACCGAGCAAAACCGAACATTGTTAACCCAGCCCGATGGCGGCTATACCGACCGTGGTAACCTGGTATTAAAGCAAACGCCATTCAAACGCTTTGGCGAGCCCGATGAATTGATAGGCGCGCTACTTTGGTTGCTAAGTGATTCATCTAAATTTGTTACCGGTACAGTAGTAAACGTGGATGGTGGTTTTGCTGTGAATAGCGGGGTGTAAGTACTTATTTCCCTTCGACAATAGGGGCCTTAAAATATTCGCCTACCTAAGAGAGACGCCATTTGCGTCTCTCTTGTTTTTTAAGGCTATGGGCAATAATAACACCGTTAATTAGCGTAAAAAAGTTACCAGGTTAAATAGTGTTAAAAACACTTCTAACTCGCGGTTTTCATCTTAATTTCATGATACTCATCTATTTTCGAATATATCATGCTGATTATCCAAGGGTTCAGTTGTGATTGGGGTAGCGTTATAGGTATTTTAATCTGATTTTGGTATGCAAATCGTTAAGAGTATAATCAGCAATAACCTGGTTCACAAAAAGCATGTGAATTTAATGGGTACCCCGTTTGAGATAAGTGTGGTAGCGGCCAATAATTATTGGGCCGAGGAACGAATAGAAAGCGCAGTAGCAGAAATAAAACGTGTTGATAAACTGCTAACTACACTTGGTGCCGATAGCCAGGCAACCCTAATTAATCACAACGCTGGCGTTGCTCCCGTAAAAATTAATGGCGAACTTTTTAAACTGATAGAACGGTCGCTTGAAATAGCCGGGCTTACACAGGGTGCCTTTGATATTACTTATGGTACCAACATGGGGTATCTAAAGGTAGAACTTAACGCTGCCGATAACACCGTATTTTTAAAAGAAAAAGGTATGCGCATTTACTTTGGTGGTATTGCCAAAGGTTATGCTGCCGACCGTGCCAAATATGTTTTGCAAATGGAAGGTGTGAGCAGCGGTGTGATTAATGCTGCCGGCGACCTGATTACCTGGGGGCTGCAACCCGATGGCAGGCAGTGGACCATAGGCGATGCCGACCCGGACCAGCGCATGAAACCTTATGCTGATTTTAATATTAGTAATATGGCGGTGGCTACTTCGGTAAAACGTAGTGAAGACAAGGCAAATAACAGCGTGTGCGTAATGAGCACCAGCGCCGAATTGGCCGGCGCCATGACAACGCCCGTAAATATGCTGGGTATTAAGGTAGGTACCGATTTGGTTAACCGCCTGCAGCAACTGGCCTGTGTATTTGTTGACGAATACAACCAGATGTTTGCTTCGAAATTTATGAATGCTTTAAGCTAAAATATAAACTGATCTGGCCTGGCCGGATTAATAAAAGACCCCTCCTATTTATAATATGAACAGCGTTACCCTTAATACTTACCTATTAATGGTGCGCTGTTTTGATTAAACACCATTGATTTTTTTACAATAAACGAGGACAAAAAATCATTAAAAATTATCCCAACAAATAGTAATTATTTAATTTCAGCATGTTTTTAAGTGCGCGCGGTTTCTCATGATAAAGTGGTTTGTGTATATTGTTTTTTTATTGGCATCCGCACCATGTCTGTTGTCGGCTAAAACAAAAAAAAGCCGGGATGAACATGCTATTGTGTTGTCCTATGGGCCGGTATTTTCAGAAAAGGCTTACAACAGTATTTCCGACACAATAAAAACACTTAAAGCGTCATCTAAAAACGACCCAAAGGTAAAGGAAGTGCCTAAGCCAAAAAAACAATCGAAGCCTGAAAAGGTGGAGGAAGGCGATGCTACAAAAGAAAAAGCCAAACGTCAGCGCAGGCCTGACGGTATGGAGCGCCCGCCGGAAATACCGCGACGAAATGATAACTAAGGATAATTAAGCCCAAACCCAATGAAGTACATTTGTGCCCTTGCTTTAACTATATTTTATCTGAACGCTCATTCGGCAATTAAGCTAATGAACATACGGATCGATCATGACAGGATTAAGATTGATACTGATACAATTATACATAAGCAATCCTTATCGTTAGGAATAACGGCAGGCAGCGATGCCAGTTTCTTCGGGCGTACCAGTCCTAAACGTTACCGTTATTACACTGCCGATATGGTATACAATGCTAAATCGGGTTTCTTTGCCTATGGTACCATCTGGAAGGTATCTGGCTCGTACCCAACATTAGATGAGGTTGATGTGGGCGCCGGGTATTTATATCATATTAACAAAAACCTTAGCGGAACAGCCAGTTACAGTCACTTCTTTTTTAATCGCAATGCGCAGATAATCAAATCATTATCAAATAACAATATCGATATAAAAAACACTTATAATTGGAAGTTGTTTAAAACCAGCGTAGCCTTTGACTATTTATGGGGCAAGGCCAGCGATATTTTTGTTACGCCTGCCATTACCCGTTATTATGAAACCAAGTTTGGTATTTTCGATGATAAGGATTACCTGTCTTTCACCCCCGGCATTAGCATGATATTGGGCACACAGAACTTTGTGGAACGCTATTCGGACGATGAACGATCGGACCCTAACCCTGAAACGGGTTTTGGGCACGATATAGATAACCTGCTTACCGCTCATGCCAACAGACAGTTTAACGTGTTAAACTATAGCTTTAAGTTACCTATTGCTTACAACCGGCCGCATTACACTATAGAGGCTGCCACCAAATATTCTATCCCGGTAAACGTAGAAGGCCAGCTGAAAAACCACAAGGAAGTATTTTTTAACCTGACATTTTATTACCTTTTTTATTAACAAGACATGAATGTTTTAATTGTAGAAGACGAAAAAGCATTAGCCAGCGAGCTGCAGATATTCCTGTCGGGTAATAATTACCTGTGCGAAACATGCTATGATGGTGCCACAGCCTCTGAAAAGATTGGCACTAACCAATATGATTTTATATTAATTGACCTGGGCCTGCCCGATTACGATGGCCTTGACCTGCTGAAAGAAGCAAAGCAAAGCAATCCCGAGGCTGCATGCCTGATCCTTACCGCACGTGCCGAATTGAACGACCGTATTAAGGGATTGGATATGGGGGCCGACGACTATCTACCCAAGCCATTCTCGCTGCTGGAATTACAGAGCCGCATGCAGGCTATTATGCGCCGCAAATTTGGCATTAAACATAATTTGGTATCGCTGGGCAATTTTGTTATCGACCTGACAGACCGTACCATTTCCTATAATAACACACTTGTAAACAGCATCACTAAAAAGGAATTCGACCTGATAGGCTACATGATATTGCACAAAAACCGTACGCTTACCCGTCCGCAATTGAGCGAGCATATATGGGGCAGCGTAGTTAATGATGATTACGATAGCAATTATATTGATGCGCATATTAAAAATATCCGTAAAAAATTAAACGTATACGAATCTCCCGACTGGCTGGAAACCGTTAGAGGTTTAGGCTACCGGATAAACCTGTAAGTATTGAAGCTTCAAACTAAACTTACATTATTCAATACCGTTTCTAAAC belongs to Mucilaginibacter boryungensis and includes:
- the pnuC gene encoding nicotinamide riboside transporter PnuC, yielding MNLHPWIQLLTNQFQQTTFWEWAAVILSVAEVLLAKANNLWLYPTGIAGTLISIYVLLIAGLYAESALNVYYVVMSVYGWVYWIKKRDEPPVKISWATRSEWVITLLIVFVGWAVLYFILKNYTKSNVPLWDSWVSSTAWAGMWLLARRKLENWILLNVSNLFAIPLLFYKKLALFGLLTVFLFIVAFAGFYQWLEIWKKDRSKVSPSGGDLEGASL
- a CDS encoding acyl-CoA dehydrogenase family protein is translated as MSFQAPHPSSFISPEVLAVIRDNAPEAEGLGQLHPAQLALVYQQQWFKLLVPKAYGGLETSLPDLVRLQEAISWADGSFGWVITLCCGAGWFGGFMEPVVAQQIYSTPGLCLAGSGAVSGTAELIDGYYKLNGTWKYASGAYHATHFTANCLIKENGETVSGPDGEPLVLPFIIDRKDVSLLPTWKYIGMIATGSHSFEMQDVVIRANRSFHIDAGYAKVDTKLYQYPFLQLAEATLAVNLSGMALHFVDLCKDVFEERIKLPKLTDGQRTLLRELLQSTTDELQFTRDGLFKAVDVSWEKPLNNCANELRAVTKTSRQLAITSRSAVDKLYPYCGLIAAAPDTEINRVWRDIHTAGQHALLTFVE
- the pafA gene encoding alkaline phosphatase PafA; this encodes MRLRHLLLISCIFIAANISAQNKKKATATPVTETVPRPKLVVGIVIDQMRWDYLYRYYERYGQGGFKRLLNEGFRCENTTINYLPSATAVGHSSIFTGSVPAIHGIAGNDWVDQLTGKAAYCVSDSTVNSVGTASEEGKMSPRNLLASTITDELMLATNFRSKVVGVSLKDRASILPAGHSPTGAFWFDDATGRFITSTYYMQQLPAWVNNFNNANEPEKLTANDWNPLYPIPTYIQSSADNSIWEGKFAGETNTAFPHKIAELYKNRHVTIRSTPFGNTLTLDFAKAAIDAYKLGNNGTTDFLTINCASTDYVGHMFGLNAIETEDTYLRLDKDLAAFFSNLDAKVGKGNYLVFLTADHGATHSVEFAKAHNQPGGYWKQVDYKNKLNQMLEKKFKADNLVLSVIEYAVNFNVPKIEGQKLDYQAIKAVTVDFMKRDPNNLFAADMDKINDAAIPEIVRTKMINGYHYKRSGAVIVIPNAGYLQAGPTGTGHGEWNPDDTHIPLIFMGWNIKPGASYSDLHTTDIAPTVAALLHIQTPNGAIGQPITDLLKN
- a CDS encoding SDR family oxidoreductase, producing the protein MEDFSLKDKVIIVTGGTGILGGAFIKGIVSAGGAVGILGRNQQIAQERADEIVAAGGKAIALVADVMKEEELIAARDKVLAAFGRIDGLVNGAGGNMPGGVVQPDADVFKLNMDGLRQVMELNLWGTLIPTQVFGEAMVKTGKGSIVNISSMASQRVITKVLGYTLAKTAIDSYTRWFAVEMANRHGDKLRMNAIAPGFFLTEQNRTLLTQPDGGYTDRGNLVLKQTPFKRFGEPDELIGALLWLLSDSSKFVTGTVVNVDGGFAVNSGV
- a CDS encoding FAD:protein FMN transferase, producing the protein MQIVKSIISNNLVHKKHVNLMGTPFEISVVAANNYWAEERIESAVAEIKRVDKLLTTLGADSQATLINHNAGVAPVKINGELFKLIERSLEIAGLTQGAFDITYGTNMGYLKVELNAADNTVFLKEKGMRIYFGGIAKGYAADRAKYVLQMEGVSSGVINAAGDLITWGLQPDGRQWTIGDADPDQRMKPYADFNISNMAVATSVKRSEDKANNSVCVMSTSAELAGAMTTPVNMLGIKVGTDLVNRLQQLACVFVDEYNQMFASKFMNALS
- a CDS encoding response regulator transcription factor; amino-acid sequence: MNVLIVEDEKALASELQIFLSGNNYLCETCYDGATASEKIGTNQYDFILIDLGLPDYDGLDLLKEAKQSNPEAACLILTARAELNDRIKGLDMGADDYLPKPFSLLELQSRMQAIMRRKFGIKHNLVSLGNFVIDLTDRTISYNNTLVNSITKKEFDLIGYMILHKNRTLTRPQLSEHIWGSVVNDDYDSNYIDAHIKNIRKKLNVYESPDWLETVRGLGYRINL